A part of Podarcis muralis chromosome 15, rPodMur119.hap1.1, whole genome shotgun sequence genomic DNA contains:
- the RPH3AL gene encoding rab effector Noc2 isoform X1: protein MADTIFGNGNDQWVCPNDRQLALRAKLQTGWSVHTFQSNRQRKTQALNAKEMEVILEVVRRAEKLDVVEQQRIGRLVERLENMRKNVMGNGLSQCLLCGEALGLLGSTAVFCQDCKKKVCTKCGIETLSAQKRPVWFCKICSEQREVWKRSGAWFYKGLPKYILPLKSGGGKASEQTPRPRHLEPPAMDLKGVSPRHSFTWARGRVVSSDSDSDSEFSSSSLDDRSLLAGSKGFKIRQHRAESVSSSEVARTPTRTPSRALGSILSESQSSLCSERGGALSATESCHSDLPAEDEDSDAGRGVSGKRRLLSSPRR, encoded by the exons ATGGCCGATACAATCTTTGGCAACGGGAACGACCAGTGGGTCTGCCCCAATGACAGGCAGCTAGCCTTGCGGGCCAA GCTTCAGACGGGCTGGTCGGtgcacactttccaaagcaaccGGCAGAGGAAAACTCAGGCGCTGAACGCCAAGGAGATGGAAGTCATCTTGGAAGTCGTCCGCCGGGCAGAGAAACTGGACGTTGTTGAACAGCAGAGGATTGG GCGCCTGGTGGAGCGGCTGGAGAACATGCGGAAGAACGTGATGGGGAATGGCTTATCTCAGTGCCTTCTCTGTGGGGAGGCTCTGGGGCTGCTGGGGAGCACGGCTGTCTTTTGCCAAGACTGCAAAAAG AAAGTCTGCACCAAATGTGGGATTGAAACCCTGAGCGCCCAGAAGCGGCCCGTCTGGTTCTGCAAGATTTGCAGCGAACAGAGAGAG GTTTGGAAGCGGTCCGGCGCCTGGTTCTACAAGGGCCTCCCCAAGTACATCTTGCCTTTGAAAAGCGGCGGCGGCAAAGCCAGCGAGCAGACCCCGCGGCCTCGTCACCTGGAGCCGCCAGCGATGGACCTCAAGGGGGTCTCCCCCCGTCATTCCTTCACCTGGGCCAGAGGAAGAG TGGTCTCTAGTGATAGTGACAGCGACTCTGAGTTCAGCTCGTCGAGTCTGGATGACCGGTCTTTGCTCGCAGGATCGAAGGGTTTCAAGATCAGACAACACCGAGCGGAATCTG tgtCCAGCAGTGAAGTGGCCCGGACCCCCACCAGGACCCCCAGCCGCGCCTTGGGGAGCATTTTGTCGGAGAGCCAGAGCAGCCTCTGCAGCGAGAGGGGAGGAGCCTTGAGCGCTACGGAGAGCTGCCACAGCGACCTCCCAGCTGAAGACGAAGACAGCGATGCCGGCCGCGGCGTCTCTg ggAAAAGACGCCTTCTGTCAAGCCCGCGGCGTTGA
- the RPH3AL gene encoding rab effector Noc2 isoform X2, whose protein sequence is MEVILEVVRRAEKLDVVEQQRIGRLVERLENMRKNVMGNGLSQCLLCGEALGLLGSTAVFCQDCKKKVCTKCGIETLSAQKRPVWFCKICSEQREVWKRSGAWFYKGLPKYILPLKSGGGKASEQTPRPRHLEPPAMDLKGVSPRHSFTWARGRVVSSDSDSDSEFSSSSLDDRSLLAGSKGFKIRQHRAESVSSSEVARTPTRTPSRALGSILSESQSSLCSERGGALSATESCHSDLPAEDEDSDAGRGVSGKRRLLSSPRR, encoded by the exons ATGGAAGTCATCTTGGAAGTCGTCCGCCGGGCAGAGAAACTGGACGTTGTTGAACAGCAGAGGATTGG GCGCCTGGTGGAGCGGCTGGAGAACATGCGGAAGAACGTGATGGGGAATGGCTTATCTCAGTGCCTTCTCTGTGGGGAGGCTCTGGGGCTGCTGGGGAGCACGGCTGTCTTTTGCCAAGACTGCAAAAAG AAAGTCTGCACCAAATGTGGGATTGAAACCCTGAGCGCCCAGAAGCGGCCCGTCTGGTTCTGCAAGATTTGCAGCGAACAGAGAGAG GTTTGGAAGCGGTCCGGCGCCTGGTTCTACAAGGGCCTCCCCAAGTACATCTTGCCTTTGAAAAGCGGCGGCGGCAAAGCCAGCGAGCAGACCCCGCGGCCTCGTCACCTGGAGCCGCCAGCGATGGACCTCAAGGGGGTCTCCCCCCGTCATTCCTTCACCTGGGCCAGAGGAAGAG TGGTCTCTAGTGATAGTGACAGCGACTCTGAGTTCAGCTCGTCGAGTCTGGATGACCGGTCTTTGCTCGCAGGATCGAAGGGTTTCAAGATCAGACAACACCGAGCGGAATCTG tgtCCAGCAGTGAAGTGGCCCGGACCCCCACCAGGACCCCCAGCCGCGCCTTGGGGAGCATTTTGTCGGAGAGCCAGAGCAGCCTCTGCAGCGAGAGGGGAGGAGCCTTGAGCGCTACGGAGAGCTGCCACAGCGACCTCCCAGCTGAAGACGAAGACAGCGATGCCGGCCGCGGCGTCTCTg ggAAAAGACGCCTTCTGTCAAGCCCGCGGCGTTGA